In Bactrocera oleae isolate idBacOlea1 chromosome 3, idBacOlea1, whole genome shotgun sequence, a genomic segment contains:
- the LOC106617690 gene encoding transmembrane protein 138, whose amino-acid sequence MKLTLRRYSLLLCLQFTFLLADLFFNTFAHIFLSEKLQYSIVLYVIQDVFIICEYVFFTFAVHSTCVYEVGGASVIFRNCKFFLITILTYFLLSATQHLWIVYNVMWVPTADWSNTLTALAFVQRLVSFVYYYTCKHTALVVSDPRYYEENIDWIAEQLSDK is encoded by the exons atGAAGTTAACTTTACGACGTTACTCCTTATTATTATGTCTgcaatttacatttttgttagCGGATTTGTTTTTCAACACCTTTGCGCATATTTTTCTGAGTGAAAAACTTCAATATTCTATTGTATTATATGT caTTCAAGACGTTTTCATTATTTGTGAATATGTGTTCTTCACTTTTGCTGTGCATTCAACTTGCGTTTATGAG GTCGGCGGTGCCTCTGTAATTTTCCGAAACTGTAAGTTCTTCCTAATCACTATTCTGACATATTTCCTACTTTCGGCTACGCAACATTTATGGATTGTTTACAATGTGATGTGGGTGCCAACTGCAGATTGGTCCAACACTTTAACAGCATTGGCATTTGTACAGCGCctag TATCCTTTGTTTATTACTATACCTGTAAGCATACGGCTTTAGTTGTATCCGATCCGCGTTATTATGAGGAAAATATTGATTGGATTGCCGAACAATTGAGTGATAAGTAA
- the thoc5 gene encoding THO complex subunit 5, translating to MADSLHKNFETLRSIFEEVLKMKNSTGERDRADELTEKRKYASLLFVLIKKVNRMVKYNLRSGREDLHREKVRVDSNRLHLQNLLYEVNHLKREIRYCHKFKSQDEDIELVPEDDQLQTEDNKSLMPIDMTPLSGHAKHLARLERELNLRKHLSAQCKELLNTKQQVFRDIILKTEKLTSFAPSLRTLLKATRPLQDALQVPMDRDWKLQQLVQLLPQPLYLVYMNLHALELAKECDVCVTVVGSEDDVRQLEMAAQTETIKSGASSDTDEIDVGSVTKKRKTHGGNSDLLVDLMQEQRKRVLQPHPLEVRFTIGNGTKNTEESIAIKLRYFKRLGFVTAATVVGLGETEQNFADATLTQDVLKYLHDEDVGDTIPVPGAEYELKNINMTTKECLDYLKAKEYGRSYRWLQSMCCIEVFHEVGGDTNATNTPPTEQPKLQKLIPDLIKSIQQLWNSRLNLIKQIRALVQKHIDMYLKDERLPTTRPACSLVQWTALTYEEYVASSPHVDKDLVNGNQLFYRAVVVRGSAKMECLVSISSKFPTESPHWFICIYWNGQHNAMNSAAVKSMEFWTNSLTQSQLQHPLALLATQLVRTMYSFDIFLETEGPLYNPVEYHREKHYIKAFAKRIRARPYRYIEGGTVNTFKQ from the coding sequence ATGGCTGATTCCttgcataaaaattttgaaacactCCGTAGCATATTCGAAGAAGTGCTGAAAATGAAAAACAGTACTGGCGAACGTGATCGTGCAGATGAATTGACCGAGAAGCGCAAGTACGCGTCACTGCTCTTCGTGctgattaaaaaagtaaatcgTATGGTTAAATACAATTTACGTTCCGGACGTGAAGATTTACATCGTGAGAAGGTACGTGTGGACAGCAATCGCCTGCACTTGCAGAACTTACTGTACGAGGTTAACCATTTAAAGCGTGAGATACGCTACTGTCACAAGTTTAAAAGTCAGGATGAAGATATTGAATTGGTGCCAGAAGACGATCAACTGCAAACGGAGGATAATAAGTCCTTAATGCCCATAGACATGACGCCGTTGTCAGGACATGCCAAACATTTGGCACGTCTCGAGCGCGAATTAAATTTACGCAAACATTTGTCGGCACAATGCAAAGAGCTGCTCAATACTAAACAACAGGTGTTTAgagatattattttgaaaacggAAAAATTGACTTCGTTTGCACCGTCATTGCGCACTCTATTGAAAGCAACACGTCCACTGCAAGATGCACTACAAGTACCCATGGACCGTGATTGGAAATTGCAACAGTTGGTGCAGTTGCTACCACAACCACTTTATCtagtttatatgaatttacatGCACTGGAGTTAGCAAAAGAATGCGATGTTTGTGTTACTGTAGTGGGTAGTGAGGATGATGTACGTCAATTGGAAATGGCAGCACAGACGGAGACTATTAAGAGTGGCGCCAGTTCGGACACGGATGAGATAGACGTAGGTAGCGTTACAAAGAAGCGTAAAACACATGGCGGAAATAGTGATTTACTTGTAGACCTAATGCAAGAACAACGCAAGCGGGTTTTACAACCACACCCGCTTGAGGTGCGGTTTACGATTGGGAATGGTACGAAAAACACGGAAGAATCTATAGCAATTAAATTGCGTTATTTTAAGCGTTTGGGCTTTGTCACTGCTGCAACGGTGGTAGGTTTGGGTGAAACAGAACAAAATTTCGCCGATGCAACACTCACACAGGATGTGCTTAAATATTTGCATGATGAGGATGTCGGCGATACTATACCAGTGCCAGGGGCAGAATAtgagttgaaaaatattaatatgacaACGAAAGAATGTTTAGATTATTTAAAAGCTAAAGAGTATGGACGTTCATACCGCTGGCTGCAGTCCATGTGTTGTATTGAAGTTTTTCATGAAGTTGGTGGCGATACAAATGCTACTAACACACCACCAACAGAACAGCCGAAATTGCAAAAGCTAATACCCGATTTAATAAAATCTATACAACAATTATGGAATTCACGCTTGAACTTAATTAAACAGATACGTGCTTTAGTACAAAAGCATATTGATATGTATCTTAAAGATGAACGCTTGCCTACCACACGTCCCGCTTGCAGTCTCGTACAGTGGACAGCGCTCACTTATGAGGAATATGTGGCATCATCGCCACATGTGGATAAAGACCTGGTTAATGGCAATCAGCTATTCTATCGCGCCGTAGTCGTACGCGGTTCTGCTAAAATGGAATGTCTCGTAAGCATAAGTAGCAAATTTCCAACCGAAAGTCCTCATTGGTTTATCTGCATATATTGGAATGGTCAACATAATGCTATGAACAGTGCCGCTGTAAAATCGATGGAGTTTTGGACAAATTCGTTGACACAGTCGCAATTGCAACATCCATTGGCTTTGTTAGCGACTCAACTTGTACGGACTATGTACAGTTTTGACATATTTTTGGAGACGGAGGGACCACTGTACAATCCAGTTGAGTATCATCGCGAGAAGCACTACATAAAGGCATTCGCAAAACGTATACGTGCAAGACCATATCGCTATATCGAAGGAGGCACCGTTAATACATTTAAACAATag